In Pyrus communis chromosome 1, drPyrComm1.1, whole genome shotgun sequence, the following are encoded in one genomic region:
- the LOC137734640 gene encoding serine/arginine-rich splicing factor SC35-like, with translation MSHFGRSGPPDIRDTYSLLVLNITFRTTADDLFPLFDKYGKVVDVFIPRDRRTGDSRGFAFVRYKYQDEAHKAVEKLDGRVVDGREIMVQFAKYGPNAERIHKGRVSESTSKLKSRSRSRSPRPRYRDEYKEKDYGSRSRSRERYSRDRHHRSEREHRYRSRSRSASPGNRKRGRYEDERRSRSRSYGSASPVRNSSKSRRSPSPRRSPSPRRSLSPRMSASPQRSASPRMTPPRGENVFGRNRKERSPTPKDDSPNGRRDDSPSPSPRKSDADE, from the exons ATGTCGCACTTCGGTCGATCCGGACCTCCGGACATCAGAGACACCTACTCCCTCCTCGTCCTCAACATCACTTTCC GAACCACCGCGGACGACCTCTTCCCGCTCTTCGACAAGTACGGCAAGGTCGTCGATGTCTTTATTCCCCGAGACCGGAGGACTGGCGATTCTCGTGGATTTGCTTTTGTCCGATATAAGTATCAGGACGAGGCGCATAAGGCGGTGGAGAAGCTCGAtg GGAGAGTTGTTGATGGAAGAGAGATTATGGTTCAGTTTGCTAAGTACGGCCCCAATGCGGAGCGAAT CCACAAGGGTAGGGTAAGTGAATCAACTTCCAAGCTCAAATCAAGGTCCCGAAGCCGTAGCCCTCGTCCTAG GTATCGAGATGAATATAAGGAAAAGGATTACGGAAGTCGCAGTCGAAGTAGGGAGAGGTATAGTCGTGACAGGCACCATAGGAGTGAAAGAGAGCATCGCTACAGAAGTAGGAGCCGCAGTGCAAGTCCTGGTAATCGTAAGAGGGGCAGATATGAGGATGAGCGGCGTAGTCGGAGCCGGTCATATGGAAG TGCCTCTCCTGTTCGGAATAGCTCCAAGTCTCGCAGGAGCCCATCTCCTCGGAGGAGCCCCTCTCCTCGGAGGAGCTTATCTCCTCGCATGAGCGCATCTCCTCAGAGAAGTGCGTCTCCTCGTATGACACCACCTAGGGGTGAGAATGTTTTTGGACGCAACCGCAAGGAACGCTCTCCTACCCCCAAAGATGATTCACCAAATGGACGACGTGATGATTCTCCAAGTCCTTCCCCTCGTAAATCTGACGCTGAT GAATGA